Proteins encoded within one genomic window of Calonectris borealis chromosome 1, bCalBor7.hap1.2, whole genome shotgun sequence:
- the UPK1B gene encoding uroplakin-1b, giving the protein MAKSDGGIRILQGLLVFGNVVIGMCGIALTAECIFFVSDPHGLYPLLEATENDDIYAAAWIGIFVGFALFALSILGIVGVIKCNRTLLLVYIILMLITYAFEMASCITAATHRDFLTPNLFLKQMLERYNKSDTVNNNDKWMTEGVTKTWNKLMLQNQCCGVQGPSDWQQYMSAFRTTHSDADFPWPRNCCVMNDKGSPLNLDGCKLGVPGYYNSNGCYDAISGPMNTHAWGVAWFGFAILCWTFCVLLGTMFYWSRTEY; this is encoded by the exons ATGGCAAAAAGTGATGGTGGCATACGCATCTTGCAGGGTCTATTAGTCTTTGGGAATGTGGTCATTGGG ATGTGCGGCATTGCCCTCACAGCAGAGTGCATCTTCTTTGTGTCCGATCCCCATGGTCTCTACCCTCTGCTGGAAGCCACAGAAAATGATGACATCTACGCTGCTGCTTGGATCGGCATTTTTGTTGGCTTTGCACTCTTTGCTCTGTCTATCCTTGGCATCGTTGGAGTCATTAAATGCAACAGGACCTTGCTGCTGGTG TATATTATTCTGATGCTGATCACTTATGCATTTGAAATGGCTTCTTGCATCACAGCAGCGACTCACCGAGACTTT ctcaCTCCGAATCTCTTCCTGAAGCAAATGCTGGAGAGGTATAACAAGTCAGATACAGTAAATAACAATGACAAATGGATGACTGAAGGGGTTACAAAGACATGGAATAAACTCATGCTTCAG AACcagtgctgtggggtgcagggccCCTCCGACTGGCAGCAGTACATGTCCGCCTTCCGCACCACACACAGCGATGCCGACTTCCCTTGGCCGCGCAATTGCTGTGTCATGAATGACAAagggtctcccctcaacctcgaTGGCTGCAAGCTTGGAGTCCCCGGCTACTATAACAGCAAC GGTTGTTATGACGCTATTTCTGGGCCAATGAACACACATGCCTGGGGTGTTGCCTGGTTTGGTTTTGCCATCCTCTGCTGGACT TTCTGCGTCCTCCTTGGTACCATGTTCTACTGGAGCAGAACTGAATACTGA